A genomic stretch from Bradyrhizobium quebecense includes:
- a CDS encoding FecR family protein, protein MTRSDEPSEELTAIESEALERVQRLGSGQATRRDIEETRHWGSQSSAHSQALAQASLLWDQLGPAGANLLKRRGDSMLADVRRQPRMTRRAMLGGALATSAAAYLVVSPPLQLWPSLQDVMADYRTAAGEQRKLTIDGGVKVTLNTGTSVNVHSGDNSQDRIEILTGEAVIAAASASREVRVVAGDGEMSARQAQFNVRHEPRSTCVTCLDGEVRVTRHSSVAALHAGQQVSYAALGLAAPMSVDPADVTAWRDGMLIFHDAPLGNVVTEINRYRSGKVMVTNAELERRLVNGRFRIDNVDGILTMFQQIFGAKARHLPGGIVLLS, encoded by the coding sequence ATGACACGTAGCGACGAACCGTCGGAGGAGCTGACCGCGATCGAGAGCGAGGCGCTTGAGCGCGTCCAGCGGCTTGGTTCGGGGCAGGCTACCCGGCGGGACATCGAGGAAACCAGGCACTGGGGAAGCCAGAGCAGCGCCCATTCGCAGGCGCTGGCGCAGGCCAGCCTGCTCTGGGATCAGCTCGGCCCGGCCGGCGCCAACCTGTTGAAGCGGCGCGGCGATTCCATGCTGGCGGACGTCCGGCGGCAGCCGCGCATGACGCGGCGGGCGATGCTCGGAGGCGCGCTGGCGACGTCGGCCGCCGCATATCTCGTGGTGTCGCCTCCGCTGCAGCTGTGGCCGTCGCTGCAGGATGTGATGGCGGATTATCGCACCGCCGCCGGCGAGCAGCGCAAGCTCACGATCGATGGCGGCGTCAAGGTGACGCTGAACACCGGAACCAGCGTCAATGTTCACTCGGGCGACAACAGCCAGGATCGCATCGAGATTCTGACCGGGGAAGCCGTGATCGCGGCGGCCTCCGCAAGTCGCGAGGTGCGCGTGGTTGCCGGCGACGGCGAGATGAGTGCGCGTCAGGCGCAGTTCAACGTCCGTCATGAGCCGCGCAGCACCTGCGTGACCTGTCTCGATGGCGAGGTCCGGGTCACCCGTCACAGCTCCGTCGCGGCGCTGCATGCGGGGCAACAGGTCAGCTACGCAGCGCTTGGTCTCGCAGCGCCCATGTCGGTCGATCCCGCCGATGTGACAGCCTGGCGCGACGGAATGCTGATCTTTCATGACGCTCCGCTCGGCAACGTCGTGACGGAAATCAACCGTTACCGATCGGGCAAGGTCATGGTGACGAACGCGGAATTGGAACGCCGTCTCGTCAACGGCCGGTTCCGAATCGACAATGTCGATGGCATCCTGACCATGTTCCAGCAAATTTTTGGCGCGAAGGCGCGACATCTGCCCGGCGGCATCGTGCTGCTGAGCTGA
- a CDS encoding STN domain-containing protein — MWQRFLGLVIGTLVAGNIQTVTMAASLESVRTPATVDFDIGSQPLVSALDAYSAATGLQVVYDATLAGARRAQAVKGSMTPDMALQLLLEGTGLVAVYAAANAFTIVPAATASQTASIRGFMPYLASVQSSIEEGFCRSALTAPGGYRIKFKFWIGHAGEVLQPQLLGSTDDSARDQAIAALLRAVVIGRPPPPDMPQPVMMAVSPRPPSETGDCAARDPRRPGLVAR, encoded by the coding sequence ATGTGGCAGCGCTTTCTTGGCCTGGTCATAGGCACTCTCGTTGCCGGGAATATCCAGACGGTAACGATGGCCGCAAGCCTTGAATCAGTTCGGACGCCGGCAACGGTCGACTTCGATATTGGCAGCCAGCCTCTGGTCTCCGCGCTCGATGCTTACAGCGCGGCCACCGGTCTTCAGGTCGTTTACGACGCCACCCTGGCCGGGGCACGCCGCGCGCAGGCCGTCAAGGGATCGATGACGCCCGACATGGCGTTGCAGCTCCTGCTCGAAGGAACCGGTCTGGTCGCGGTCTATGCCGCGGCGAACGCCTTCACGATTGTGCCTGCGGCCACCGCGTCGCAGACGGCGTCGATACGTGGCTTCATGCCATATCTTGCGTCCGTCCAGAGCAGCATTGAGGAAGGATTCTGCCGGTCAGCGCTGACCGCGCCGGGCGGCTATCGGATCAAGTTCAAGTTCTGGATCGGGCATGCCGGCGAGGTGCTGCAGCCCCAGCTGCTCGGCTCGACCGATGACAGCGCGCGTGACCAGGCGATCGCCGCCCTGTTGCGTGCTGTCGTCATCGGCCGACCGCCGCCGCCGGACATGCCGCAGCCCGTCATGATGGCGGTTTCGCCGCGGCCGCCTTCCGAGACCGGCGACTGTGCCGCGCGTGACCCGAGGCGCCCGGGACTGGTCGCGCGATGA
- a CDS encoding RNA polymerase sigma factor has product MTETTSTTLRQVLVARYDELRRRLARRLGDERARETLHETWLHLRDKNGPGVVDSPIGYLLRSALNLAISRERQETRRIKRFEVQPMLEIADAAPGPEREVESREQIAHLEQVLEELTPRRRTILLASRLEGTPLREIAARLGVSQRLVELELKAALEHCAKRFNKKVTRRFGPAPRETS; this is encoded by the coding sequence ATGACGGAAACCACGTCGACCACGCTTCGGCAGGTGCTCGTCGCGCGCTACGACGAGCTTCGCCGCCGCCTCGCGCGGCGTCTCGGCGATGAAAGAGCCCGCGAGACCCTTCACGAGACGTGGCTGCACCTTCGCGACAAGAACGGCCCGGGCGTGGTGGACAGCCCGATCGGCTATCTGCTGCGCAGCGCGCTCAATCTTGCGATCAGCCGGGAGCGCCAGGAGACGCGCCGCATCAAGCGGTTCGAGGTACAGCCGATGCTCGAGATCGCCGACGCGGCGCCCGGCCCGGAACGCGAGGTCGAATCGCGGGAGCAGATTGCGCATCTGGAGCAGGTGCTTGAGGAGCTCACCCCGCGTCGCCGGACGATCCTGCTCGCATCCCGCCTGGAAGGCACGCCGCTCCGGGAAATCGCCGCGCGTCTCGGGGTCTCGCAGCGTTTGGTGGAGCTTGAGCTGAAAGCTGCGCTCGAGCATTGCGCCAAGCGGTTTAACAAAAAGGTCACAAGGCGTTTCGGTCCGGCGCCGCGGGAAACGTCCTGA
- a CDS encoding TonB-dependent receptor has translation MSPSSPAARRWRLGLVCSLSSLLLPAEGSAQTSPPTTLDPIEVAPSTSAEPKPAARSRNSATSSRPRARPATAAATAGAPRPAASGASGSASPTLNATIQGGTGSRLNLTPLQTPASVEIITAQTIAERGQHNVLDAVTQNAAGFIATPAPGNGGLSFSTRGFAGSNSVMTLYDGTRFYIGSGTLTFPYDTWSTQRVEVLRGPASVLYGEGAIGGVINVVPKKPQGTPYNEAEVSLDSNMTRRLSVDSTGPINPNVSYRINATGNMSDGWVDRDKTSNAVVSAAVRVQASDNLAFTLSEDYGDRSPSRYFGTPLINGSIQDALRFKNYNALDSAIRYQDSWTQFKTEWGVADGIKINNTLYYLTSERHWRDIENYTFNPKTQLIDRSSYIEIFHDQKQLGNRMDATFSGHVFGLANQFVAGFDVNRIDFTHTNNSPYGGASTVNPYVFDPGSFFATTTATTPGFNAIVNQYALFAEDRLSLTDQLSLVTGVRYDRPEVDRTDYKTPANSFETTLSGTSWRTGLVYEPIKDLAFYGQYAVGVDPVSNLISLSTSQKTFQLATGKQTEIGVKQSFWGSRGEWTLAAYEIVKTGLTIPDPSNPTAGLALQIGQQSSRGVEGTIGLALNDGWRVDANLALLRARYDNNSQVVGGKVVSYNGNVPVNVPQQVSNVWLTWDFAPNWSVYGGVQIVGAMYSDLANTQLRPGYNVVNGGIRWKPDDRTTVAFRVYNLFDKVYAVTSNGTGQWLLGMPRTAELSVNVKF, from the coding sequence ATGTCTCCGTCCTCTCCCGCCGCGCGCCGTTGGCGCCTCGGTCTCGTTTGCTCCCTGTCATCGCTGCTGCTGCCGGCTGAAGGTTCGGCACAAACGTCTCCACCCACGACGCTCGATCCGATCGAGGTCGCACCCTCGACATCCGCAGAGCCCAAGCCCGCGGCGCGAAGCCGCAACTCGGCGACGTCGTCGCGGCCGCGCGCCAGACCTGCAACGGCTGCGGCAACCGCTGGCGCGCCGCGCCCCGCGGCGTCGGGCGCATCGGGATCGGCATCGCCGACGCTCAACGCCACCATACAGGGAGGCACCGGCAGTCGCCTCAATCTGACGCCGCTGCAGACGCCGGCCAGCGTCGAGATCATCACGGCGCAGACCATCGCCGAACGCGGCCAGCACAATGTGCTTGATGCCGTCACGCAGAATGCGGCCGGGTTCATCGCAACGCCGGCGCCCGGCAATGGCGGCCTGTCGTTCAGCACCCGCGGCTTTGCCGGCAGCAACTCGGTGATGACGCTGTATGACGGCACGCGCTTCTATATCGGCTCCGGCACCCTGACGTTCCCCTACGACACCTGGTCGACCCAACGCGTTGAAGTGCTGCGCGGTCCGGCCTCGGTGCTGTACGGCGAGGGCGCGATCGGCGGTGTCATCAACGTCGTTCCGAAAAAGCCGCAGGGCACGCCCTACAACGAGGCCGAGGTCTCGCTCGACAGCAACATGACGCGACGGCTGTCGGTGGACAGCACCGGTCCGATCAATCCCAATGTGTCCTACCGCATCAACGCCACGGGCAACATGTCGGACGGCTGGGTCGATCGCGACAAGACATCGAATGCGGTGGTCTCCGCCGCCGTGCGGGTGCAGGCGTCGGACAATCTCGCCTTCACGCTCTCGGAAGATTACGGCGACCGCAGCCCGTCGCGCTATTTCGGCACGCCGCTGATCAACGGCTCGATCCAGGACGCGCTGCGCTTCAAGAACTACAACGCATTGGACAGCGCGATCCGCTACCAGGACAGCTGGACCCAGTTCAAGACCGAGTGGGGCGTCGCCGACGGCATCAAGATCAACAATACGCTGTATTACCTGACCAGCGAGCGGCACTGGCGCGATATCGAAAACTACACCTTCAATCCGAAGACCCAGCTGATCGACCGCTCCAGCTACATCGAGATCTTCCACGACCAGAAGCAACTCGGCAACCGGATGGATGCGACCTTCAGCGGTCACGTCTTCGGACTTGCAAACCAGTTTGTCGCCGGATTCGACGTCAACCGGATCGACTTCACCCACACCAACAATTCGCCCTATGGCGGCGCGTCGACGGTCAATCCTTACGTGTTCGATCCCGGATCGTTCTTCGCGACGACCACGGCGACGACGCCGGGCTTCAACGCGATCGTCAATCAATACGCGCTGTTCGCCGAAGATCGCCTGTCGCTGACCGATCAATTGTCGCTCGTCACCGGCGTCCGGTACGATCGTCCCGAGGTCGATCGCACCGACTACAAGACGCCGGCGAACAGTTTTGAAACCACGCTGTCGGGCACCAGCTGGCGAACCGGGTTGGTGTACGAGCCGATCAAGGACCTCGCGTTCTATGGTCAGTACGCGGTCGGCGTCGATCCGGTCAGCAACCTGATCTCGCTGTCGACCTCGCAGAAAACCTTCCAACTCGCGACCGGCAAGCAGACCGAAATCGGCGTCAAGCAGTCGTTCTGGGGCAGCCGCGGCGAGTGGACGCTGGCTGCTTACGAGATCGTCAAGACCGGCCTGACCATTCCCGATCCCAGCAATCCAACCGCCGGCCTTGCACTGCAAATCGGCCAGCAATCATCCCGCGGGGTCGAAGGAACGATCGGGCTCGCGCTGAACGACGGCTGGCGCGTCGACGCTAATCTTGCGCTGCTGCGCGCCCGATACGATAACAACAGCCAAGTGGTCGGCGGAAAGGTCGTCAGCTACAATGGCAATGTTCCGGTCAACGTGCCGCAGCAGGTCTCGAACGTCTGGCTGACCTGGGACTTCGCGCCCAACTGGTCGGTCTACGGCGGCGTGCAGATCGTCGGTGCGATGTACTCCGATCTCGCCAACACGCAATTGCGGCCGGGCTACAATGTGGTCAATGGCGGCATCAGGTGGAAGCCGGATGATCGCACCACGGTCGCGTTCCGCGTCTACAATCTGTTCGACAAGGTCTACGCGGTGACCTCGAACGGGACGGGGCAGTGGCTGCTCGGCATGCCGCGCACCGCCGAATTGTCCGTCAACGTGAAGTTCTGA
- a CDS encoding PepSY domain-containing protein yields the protein MRNALIRRARRWLYVVHRWIGIATCLFFAMWFISGLVMMSVAFPRLTDDERLSALPGIVWSKVQIAPDRAMAIAGTEHYPRDLRLSMLDDVPVYRVTEWKGAAVTISAIDGSVIDRVTPDQALAVARHHPRAVQPQLLDTVTRDQWTVTARFDPLRPLYLIGLGDADGTELYVSSRSGEIALDTTRRERVWNWLGSIPHWIYPTVLRKDGPLWRDVVLWISGICLVVAVTGFWIGILRLRLTRRYADGAVSPYRGWMAWHHIAGLVGGIFVFTWMFSGWLSLNPGGAFSGRGPTRGIAVGYGGHDAPDIVAGLQSPPQVSAVEARFVWIGGRRLMVLDDSSGRRSLADPVTGAPVTLSQDEIVAAARRAMPGAAMISARQLDEPDAYWYTLHQARELPVLRIGFDDPAHTWLHISPVTAEILDRSDGSRRSYRWLFNALHSLDFSVLLRVWPARDVVVWLLSAVGTIVSISGIVIGLRRLRRRKVRPARGLRPC from the coding sequence ATGCGCAACGCTCTGATCCGGCGAGCGCGTCGATGGCTTTATGTCGTCCATCGCTGGATCGGCATTGCGACGTGTCTCTTCTTCGCGATGTGGTTCATCTCCGGCCTCGTCATGATGTCCGTGGCGTTTCCGCGCCTCACTGACGACGAGCGCCTGTCCGCGCTCCCTGGCATCGTTTGGAGCAAGGTACAGATCGCACCTGATCGTGCGATGGCGATCGCGGGCACGGAACATTATCCACGCGATCTCCGGCTCTCGATGCTGGACGACGTTCCGGTCTATCGCGTGACCGAATGGAAGGGGGCCGCCGTCACCATTTCGGCGATCGACGGCAGCGTCATCGACCGGGTCACGCCGGACCAGGCGCTTGCTGTTGCCCGGCATCACCCGCGTGCCGTGCAGCCGCAACTGCTCGATACCGTGACGCGCGATCAATGGACGGTCACCGCGCGCTTCGATCCGCTGCGGCCGCTCTATCTGATCGGCCTCGGCGACGCCGATGGCACCGAACTTTATGTCTCGTCGCGCAGCGGCGAGATCGCCCTCGACACCACGCGGCGAGAGCGCGTCTGGAACTGGCTCGGCTCGATCCCGCACTGGATCTATCCGACCGTGTTGCGCAAGGACGGGCCGTTGTGGCGGGACGTGGTGCTGTGGATATCGGGCATCTGCCTCGTCGTCGCCGTCACCGGATTCTGGATCGGCATTCTGCGCCTGCGGCTGACGCGCCGTTACGCAGATGGCGCCGTCTCGCCCTATCGCGGCTGGATGGCCTGGCATCATATTGCCGGCCTCGTCGGCGGCATCTTCGTCTTCACCTGGATGTTCAGTGGCTGGTTGTCGCTCAATCCCGGCGGCGCGTTCTCCGGCCGCGGCCCCACGCGCGGGATCGCGGTCGGCTACGGCGGCCATGATGCACCCGATATCGTTGCCGGCTTGCAGTCGCCGCCGCAGGTATCGGCGGTGGAGGCGCGCTTCGTCTGGATCGGCGGACGCCGGCTGATGGTGCTCGACGACAGTAGCGGCCGTCGCAGCCTCGCGGATCCCGTGACCGGCGCGCCCGTGACGCTCTCGCAGGACGAGATCGTCGCGGCTGCCCGGCGCGCGATGCCGGGAGCTGCGATGATATCGGCGCGGCAGCTCGATGAACCGGACGCCTACTGGTACACGCTGCACCAAGCGCGCGAGCTTCCCGTTCTGCGGATCGGCTTCGACGATCCCGCCCACACCTGGCTGCACATCTCTCCGGTCACCGCCGAGATCCTCGACCGCAGCGACGGCAGCCGCCGGTCCTATCGCTGGCTGTTCAATGCGCTGCACAGCCTGGATTTTTCCGTTCTGCTGCGCGTCTGGCCGGCGCGCGATGTCGTGGTCTGGCTGCTGTCGGCGGTCGGCACGATCGTCTCGATCAGCGGTATCGTGATCGGCTTGCGCCGGCTGCGACGGCGCAAGGTGCGGCCGGCGCGAGGTCTCCGCCCTTGTTAG